The following are encoded together in the Zingiber officinale cultivar Zhangliang chromosome 8A, Zo_v1.1, whole genome shotgun sequence genome:
- the LOC122008271 gene encoding cytochrome P450 71A1-like — MLEHVPLPWRPAACLISLPILLLFPILLLLFRRPPPDRLPSPWRLPIIGDLHRLGSLPHRSLRALSRKHGPLMLLHFGSVPTLVVSSAASAEEIMRTQDLAFATRPDLSICHKLFYGSRDISFAKYGDYWRQMRRVTTVNLLSHRRINSYRQIREEEASLLVDRVAAAVPSGSVNISDLIVTFTRNITCRIAFGKKYTDEEGGADASRFRVLLSEWMALLGSFPMRDYMPALRFVDCLSGLDERVRKNALDLDAFVEEVLNAHEKKQENRNDDNMDFVDILLSLDSSGGVVLRRDSIKAVILDVFGGGIDTTFSTLEWAMTELIRQPAKMERAQQEVRRIAGSKSEIREEILQEMEYLKVVIKETLRLHPALPLLVPREAMQETRVHGYLIPKGTRVLINAWAIGRDPRSWEKPEEFWPERFLDDASVDFRGQNFQFIPFGAGRRGCPGMDFAFPVLELALANLLYHFDWALPQGMTAEEMDMKEFYGIIVRKKSNLILVPRRYNH; from the exons ATGTTGGAGCATGTGCCTCTTCCCTGGCGTCCCGCCGCCTGTCTCATCTCGCTTCCCATCCTCCTCTTGTTCCCGATTCTCCTCCTACTGTTTCGTCGAC CACCGCCCGACCGTCTCCCTTCACCATGGAGGCTTCCTATCATCGGCGATCTGCACCGGCTCGGCTCGCTACCCCACCGCTCGCTACGAGCTCTGTCCCGAAAGCACGGCCCCCTGATGCTCCTCCACTTTGGCAGCGTGCCCACCCTGGTGGTATCCTCCGCTGCCTCGGCCGAGGAGATCATGAGGACCCAAGATCTCGCCTTCGCCACCCGCCCTGACCTCAGCATCTGCCACAAGCTGTTCTATGGCTCCAGAGACATCTCCTTCGCAAAGTATGGTGATTACTGGAGGCAGATGCGTCGCGTCACAACCGTCAACCTACTTAGCCACCGCCGGATCAACTCCTACCGCCAAATTCGGGAGGAGGAGGCGTCCCTCCTCGTGGACCGCGTGGCCGCCGCCGTCCCCTCCGGCTCCGTCAACATAAGCGATTTGATCGTCACCTTCACGAGAAACATAACTTGCAGAATAGCGTTCGGAAAGAAGTACACCGACGAGGAGGGCGGCGCCGACGCGAGTAGATTCCGCGTGCTGCTGTCGGAGTGGATGGCACTGCTGGGATCGTTCCCGATGCGCGACTACATGCCTGCACTGCGTTTTGTGGATTGTCTCAGTGGCTTGGATGAGCGGGTGAGGAAAAACGCCCTCGATCTCGACGCGTTCGTGGAGGAAGTCCTCAACGCGCACGAGAAGAAGCAAGAGAACAGGAACGATGACAACATGGACTTTGTTGACATCTTGCTCTCTTTGGATAGCTCAGGAGGCGTCGTTCTCAGGAGGGACAGCATAAAGGCCGTCATTTTG GACGTGTTTGGTGGAGGGATAGATACAACATTTTCAACACTCGAGTGGGCGATGACAGAGCTTATCAGGCAACCGGCAAAGATGGAGAGGGCACAACAAGAGGTTAGAAGAATTGCTGGATCGAAAAGTGAAATTCGAGAGGAGATACTTCAAGAGATGGAGTACTTGAAGGTGGTGATCAAGGAGACCCTCCGATTGCACCCTGCGCTTCCACTTTTGGTTCCTCGAGAGGCTATGCAAGAGACTAGAGTGCATGGTTATCTCATTCCCAAAGGCACAAGAGTGTTAATCAATGCTTGGGCAATCGGAAGGGATCCAAGATCATGGGAGAAGCCGGAGGAGTTTTGGCCTGAGAGATTCTTGGACGATGCTAGTGTTGACTTCAGGGGACAAAACTTCCAATTCATACCTTTTGGTGCAGGCCGCAGAGGTTGCCCGGGAATGGATTTCGCTTTCCCTGTCTTGGAGCTTGCTCTTGCTAACCTACTTTACCATTTTGATTGGGCGCTACCACAAGGAATGACCGCGGAGGAAATGGATATGAAGGAATTCTACGGAATCATAGTGCGGAAGAAGTCGAATTTAATACTTGTGCCGAGAAGATACAACCATTAA